A DNA window from Undibacterium sp. YM2 contains the following coding sequences:
- a CDS encoding sterol desaturase family protein, producing the protein MKPEIPEKSLGKLLVDPAKTVLGNVAGAVTETTGLLDQSGPLKPGTGLASGVLALTLAFLCLLGVIAFHFPQYLTTPELRKNYSPDVIRHILFAALVLSGVISLLNILFNRRRGLNAVAAVLVIGAVAFGGSHVPVADFPDHTPYIGLDWFILDLLGSTIIFVVIEKIFPLYRGQLIFRREWQTDMVHFAVNHFIVGLALLTVNFAIHRLFGWMAHDSVRDFVQSIWFFPQLLLCILTADMVQYWTHRAYHEIPFLWRFHAVHHSAKTMDWLAGSRQHILELICTRVGVLGALYVLGFDKTVMDVYIIVVGFQAVFNHANVHLPWGPIKYVIVTPDFHHWHHSSDDVAIDRNYAAHYAFLDHLFGTAIKGQKGFPEKYGVQGDYMPDGFVKQLMFPFRSQK; encoded by the coding sequence ATGAAACCAGAAATTCCAGAAAAATCCCTAGGTAAACTATTAGTCGATCCTGCCAAAACCGTACTTGGCAACGTAGCAGGTGCCGTCACTGAAACCACAGGCTTGCTGGACCAGAGCGGGCCATTGAAACCGGGCACAGGCCTGGCCAGTGGCGTGCTGGCATTGACGCTGGCTTTCCTGTGTTTGCTGGGCGTGATAGCTTTCCACTTCCCGCAGTATCTGACCACGCCTGAATTGCGTAAAAACTATTCCCCGGACGTCATACGCCATATTCTATTTGCTGCGCTGGTGCTCTCTGGCGTGATCAGTTTATTGAATATACTGTTTAATCGCCGCCGTGGTTTGAATGCGGTGGCAGCAGTTCTGGTCATTGGTGCCGTGGCTTTTGGCGGATCACATGTGCCTGTGGCGGATTTTCCTGATCACACGCCATATATAGGCCTGGACTGGTTCATTCTCGATTTGCTGGGTTCGACCATCATTTTCGTCGTTATCGAAAAAATCTTTCCGCTGTACAGGGGACAATTGATCTTCCGTCGTGAATGGCAAACCGACATGGTGCATTTTGCCGTCAATCACTTCATCGTCGGGCTGGCCTTGTTGACCGTCAACTTTGCCATTCACCGTTTGTTTGGCTGGATGGCACATGACAGCGTGCGTGATTTTGTGCAGTCTATCTGGTTCTTCCCGCAATTACTGCTGTGTATTCTGACTGCCGACATGGTGCAGTACTGGACCCACCGCGCCTATCATGAGATTCCTTTCCTGTGGCGGTTCCATGCCGTCCATCATTCAGCCAAAACCATGGACTGGCTGGCCGGTTCGCGTCAGCATATCCTGGAGTTGATCTGCACCCGCGTTGGCGTGCTCGGTGCTTTGTACGTGCTGGGTTTTGACAAGACTGTCATGGATGTCTATATCATAGTGGTTGGCTTCCAGGCCGTATTCAACCATGCGAATGTGCATCTGCCATGGGGCCCAATCAAGTATGTGATCGTCACACCTGACTTTCATCACTGGCACCACTCATCAGATGATGTGGCGATAGACAGGAATTATGCAGCTCATTATGCCTTCCTTGATCATCTGTTTGGTACGGCGATCAAGGGCCAAAAGGGCTTCCCTGAGAAGTATGGCGTGCAGGGTGACTATATGCCGGACGGCTTCGTGAAACAGCTGATGTTCCCGTTCCGTTCGCAGAAATAA
- the purB gene encoding adenylosuccinate lyase — MSLSSLSALSPLDGRYASKVDALRATLSEAGFMHHRVKVEVSWLQALSQAGFDEIKAFSPAANALLDKLVAGFSETDAQRIKEIEAVTNHDVKAVEYWLKEQVKDVPELVAASEFIHFACTSEDINNTSHGMMLKTARNEVMLPALQRLISKLTEIAHANADVPMLSRTHGQTASPTTLGKEMANVVARLQRAIKRIEQVEILGKMNGAVGNYNAHLSAYPQHDWESFSKNVVEQRLGLTYNPYTIQIEPHDYMAEMFDAFARANTILLDLNRDIWGYISVGYFKQKTKAGEIGSSTMPHKVNPIDFENSEGNLGLANSLLRHLSEKLPVSRWQRDLTDSTVLRNIGVAFGYTLLAYDSCLRGLNKLETNPERLAADLDATWEVLAEPVQTVMRRYAVENAYEQLKELTRGKGITKAALQEFVEGLAIPRDAKDLLLAMTPANYTGIAAKLAKAI, encoded by the coding sequence ATGTCCCTATCCTCACTCTCTGCTCTCTCTCCACTCGACGGTCGTTATGCAAGCAAGGTCGATGCCTTGCGCGCCACTTTATCTGAAGCTGGCTTCATGCATCACCGTGTTAAAGTTGAAGTGTCCTGGCTGCAAGCTTTGTCACAAGCCGGTTTCGATGAGATCAAGGCTTTTTCTCCTGCGGCAAATGCCTTGCTCGACAAACTCGTTGCCGGTTTTTCTGAGACCGATGCACAACGCATCAAGGAAATTGAAGCCGTCACCAATCATGACGTCAAGGCTGTGGAATACTGGCTCAAGGAACAAGTCAAGGATGTGCCTGAGCTGGTTGCTGCCAGCGAATTCATCCACTTTGCCTGTACTTCTGAAGACATCAACAACACTTCTCACGGCATGATGTTGAAAACAGCGCGCAATGAGGTGATGCTGCCAGCACTGCAAAGACTGATCAGCAAGCTGACAGAAATCGCGCATGCAAATGCTGATGTGCCTATGCTGTCCCGCACCCATGGCCAGACAGCCAGCCCAACTACCCTGGGCAAGGAAATGGCCAACGTCGTTGCACGTCTGCAGCGCGCCATCAAGCGTATAGAACAGGTAGAAATCCTGGGCAAGATGAATGGCGCAGTAGGCAACTACAATGCCCACCTGTCTGCCTACCCGCAGCATGACTGGGAAAGCTTCTCCAAAAACGTCGTGGAGCAGCGCCTGGGCCTGACCTATAACCCTTACACGATACAGATCGAGCCGCATGATTATATGGCCGAGATGTTTGATGCCTTCGCACGCGCCAACACTATCCTGCTGGACTTGAACCGCGACATCTGGGGATATATCTCTGTCGGTTATTTCAAGCAAAAAACCAAAGCGGGTGAAATTGGTTCATCCACCATGCCGCATAAAGTCAATCCTATCGACTTTGAAAATTCCGAAGGCAACCTGGGTCTGGCGAATTCGCTGCTGCGTCATCTGTCAGAAAAATTGCCGGTGTCCCGCTGGCAGCGCGACCTGACTGACTCTACCGTCTTGCGCAATATCGGTGTGGCATTCGGCTACACTCTGCTGGCCTACGACAGTTGCCTGCGCGGCCTGAACAAACTGGAAACCAATCCTGAACGTCTCGCTGCAGACCTCGATGCGACCTGGGAAGTATTGGCAGAGCCGGTACAAACCGTGATGCGCCGTTATGCAGTAGAAAACGCTTACGAGCAATTGAAAGAACTGACACGCGGCAAAGGCATCACCAAAGCCGCCTTGCAAGAGTTTGTTGAAGGCCTGGCTATCCCGCGCGATGCCAAGGATTTGCTGCTGGCAATGACACCGGCGAACTACACCGGTATTGCAGCGAAACTGGCAAAAGCGATTTAA
- a CDS encoding glutathione S-transferase, whose translation MKLIGSTTSPFVRKVRVVMAEKKLDYVFVQENVWAADTTIQQSNPLGKVPCLLMEDGGAMFDSRVIVEYIDTLTPVGKLIPAQGRERVEVKCWEALADGIMDAAILVRLEKTLRPAEQQSQEWIDRQMSKVHAGLKSMSSGLGDTAFCTGTHLTLADISVACALGWLSFRFPEIDWRDDYPNLAKLFDKLSERASFKDTLPQ comes from the coding sequence ATGAAACTTATTGGCTCCACCACTAGTCCTTTTGTCAGAAAAGTCCGCGTTGTCATGGCGGAGAAAAAACTTGATTACGTTTTTGTGCAAGAAAACGTGTGGGCAGCAGACACCACGATACAGCAATCCAACCCGCTGGGAAAAGTACCCTGCCTTTTGATGGAAGACGGCGGTGCCATGTTTGACTCGCGCGTCATCGTTGAATACATCGACACACTGACCCCCGTCGGCAAACTCATTCCCGCCCAGGGTCGTGAACGTGTGGAAGTCAAATGCTGGGAAGCGCTGGCAGACGGCATCATGGATGCCGCCATTCTGGTGCGCCTGGAAAAAACCTTGCGTCCGGCGGAACAGCAAAGCCAGGAATGGATAGACCGCCAAATGAGCAAGGTCCATGCTGGCCTGAAATCCATGTCCAGCGGCCTTGGCGATACCGCATTCTGCACCGGTACCCACCTGACCCTCGCTGATATCAGCGTAGCTTGCGCACTGGGCTGGCTGAGCTTCCGCTTCCCGGAGATAGACTGGCGCGACGATTACCCTAATCTGGCTAAATTATTTGATAAGTTGTCCGAACGCGCTTCTTTCAAAGACACTTTGCCACAATAA
- the bfr gene encoding bacterioferritin — translation MKGDAKVIKLLNAQLTNELSAINQYFLHARMYKHWGFEKIAKKEYEESIGEMKHADKLIDRILMLGGLPNLQALHKLMIGEDTLEMLRCDLKLEVAAQKTVKEGIATCEAVGDYVSRDLFQMILEDTEEHIDWLETQLELVEKIGIQNYLQSQMSSEE, via the coding sequence ATGAAAGGCGACGCGAAAGTCATCAAACTGCTTAACGCACAACTCACCAATGAATTGAGTGCGATTAACCAGTATTTTTTGCATGCACGCATGTACAAGCACTGGGGCTTTGAAAAAATAGCCAAGAAGGAGTATGAAGAGTCTATCGGCGAGATGAAGCATGCTGACAAGCTCATAGACCGTATCCTCATGCTCGGTGGTTTGCCAAATCTGCAGGCATTGCACAAGCTGATGATAGGTGAAGACACACTGGAGATGCTGCGTTGCGACCTGAAGCTGGAAGTTGCCGCGCAAAAGACCGTCAAGGAAGGCATCGCCACTTGCGAGGCCGTTGGTGATTATGTCTCACGCGACCTGTTCCAGATGATCCTTGAGGATACGGAAGAACATATAGACTGGCTGGAAACGCAGCTGGAGCTGGTAGAAAAAATCGGTATCCAGAATTACTTGCAGTCGCAAATGTCCAGCGAAGAGTAA
- a CDS encoding tetratricopeptide repeat protein, with translation MDEFRNKYNLLIGAYADARRLLCTSIRDEYSVDELFAYGEDLMTSEPGIAVRFFGRVLELDPKNITALVYSALCYWSSGDDAGFQKLRVRALKLAPDDPRVQDLADR, from the coding sequence ATGGATGAGTTTCGGAATAAATATAATCTATTGATTGGTGCGTATGCGGATGCTCGCAGACTGTTATGTACTTCGATACGGGATGAATATTCGGTTGATGAATTATTTGCTTATGGAGAAGACCTTATGACATCTGAGCCCGGGATTGCTGTGCGATTTTTCGGAAGAGTGCTGGAACTAGACCCTAAAAACATTACCGCACTAGTTTATTCAGCTCTTTGTTACTGGTCATCTGGCGATGATGCCGGATTTCAGAAATTACGTGTGCGGGCATTGAAGCTTGCACCTGACGATCCAAGAGTGCAGGATCTGGCCGATCGCTGA